In Hevea brasiliensis isolate MT/VB/25A 57/8 unplaced genomic scaffold, ASM3005281v1 Scaf439, whole genome shotgun sequence, the following are encoded in one genomic region:
- the LOC110650064 gene encoding uncharacterized protein LOC110650064, with product MEFFVALQSFNCKFYGPCLTVGRKLISSPVKQNVSLVSCVKAPEAAATASEAKSDGSLEKSSLRGATFPNGFEALVLEVCDETEIAELKLKVGDFEMHLRRNVGATKAPLSNISPTEPPPIPTKPMDVSASVAPTPSPPKTSTEKATPFTNVSFGKSSKLAALEASGATGYVLVASPTVGSFRRNRTVKGKRQPPIFKEGDIIKEGQVIGYLDQFGTELPVKSDVAGEVLKLLFDDGDAVGYGDPLIAVLPSFHGINQ from the exons ATGGAGTTCTTTGTTGCTCTCCAATCCTTTAACT GTAAATTTTACGGCCCGTGCTTGACGGTTGGACGGAAGCTCATTTCTTCTCCGGTGAAGCAAAATGTGTCTCTCGTCTCGTGTGTGAAGGCGCCTGAAGCTGCGGCTACTGCTTCAGAGGCCAAATCTGATG GTTCGTTGGAGAAGAGTTCTCTGCGAGGTGCAACTTTTCCTAATGGATTTGAA GCATTGGTACTAGAGGTCTGTGATGAGACAGAGATTGCTGAACTCAAACTAAAG GTTGGGGATTTTGAAATGCATTTGCGCCGCAATGTTGGGGCTACAAAAGCTCCCTTGTCCAACATTTCACCTACAGAACCACCACCAATCCCAACTAAACCAATGGATGTATCAGCTTCTGTTGCCCCTACTCCATCACCACCAAAAACCTCTACAGAAAAAGCGACTCCATTTACTAATGTCTCATTTGGGAAGTCATCCAAATTAGCTGCCTTAGAGGCTTCTGGAGCCACTGGTTATGTTCTGGTTGCTTCTCCAACG GTTGGCTCATTCCGAAGGAACAGAACAGTGAAAGGAAAAAGGCAACCTCCCATCTTTAAAGAG GGTGATATAATTAAAGAAGGACAGGTGATAGGGTATTTGGATCAATTTGGTACTGAACTTCCTGTGAAG TCAGATGTCGCTGGAGAAGTCTTAAAGCTCCTCTTTGATGATGGAG ATGCTGTTGGTTATGGAGACCCTCTTATTGCCGTCTTGCCATCATTTCATGGCATCAACCAGTGA